One window of Diabrotica undecimpunctata isolate CICGRU chromosome 8, icDiaUnde3, whole genome shotgun sequence genomic DNA carries:
- the LOC140447580 gene encoding TOM1-like protein 2 isoform X2 — MSFISNALIGNPFSTAVGGRIEQATDGTLASENWALNMEICDLVNETEDGPRDAIKAIRKRLTQNAGKNYTVVMYALTILETCVKNCGKRFHVLVCNKDFIQELVKLIGPKNDPPTAVQEKVLSLIQSWASAFQNQPDMSGVIAVYQDLLAKGIEFPPTDLDSLAPIHTPKKSVSSTEMPLPSETVPVPPTQASPRHAQTSPGVLTPEQRAKLQSELDVIQSNMAVLGEMLFELKPGEEQPDELELLQELHATCQSMQQRLVELINKISNDGMCEELLRINDELNNLFLRYSRWEKNRDVGIKQSASAVLAKAIPPTTKPPLEASDSLIDFDDDISKNLNGLTLTPNKAGGDTSANKIDKVPSDEFDMFAQSRNVTYESSKQSGSTYKDNLNPDQISGGLSAVVTQKNQSSGVEEAVTSSDFDRFLAERAAAAESLPSIACATNTKSTSSPKDKKADQSPA, encoded by the exons AACAAGCCACGGATGGCACTTTGGCGTCAGAAAATTGGGCTCTTAATATGGAAATATGTGATCTCGTCAACGAAACCGAGGACGGCCCTAGAGATGCAATCAAAGCTATTCGTAAACGACTAACTCAGAATGCAGGAAAAAATTATACTGTAGTTATGTACGCTTTGACTATCCTAGAAACTTGTGTTAAAAATTGTGGAAAGAGATTTCACGTTTTAGTATGTAACAAAGATTTTATCCAGGAACTG GTAAAACTGATTGGACCAAAAAATGATCCACCCACTGCAGTCCAAGAAAAAGTGTTAAGTCTGATCCAGTCGTGGGCTAGTGCTTTCCAAAATCAACCTGATATGTCTGGGGTAATAGCAGTTTATCAAGATCTCCTTGCCAAGGGAATAGAATTTCCTCCTACAGATCTCGATTCGCTGGCTCCAATCCATACACCGAAAAAG aGTGTCTCCAGTACAGAAATGCCGTTACCCTCAGAAACAGTCCCGGTCCCGCCGACTCAAGCTTCGCCTAGACATGCTCAAACTTCCCCGGGGGTATTAACACCCGAACAAAGAGCAAAATTGCAATCCGAACTAGACGTTATACAGAGTAACATGGCTGTATTGGGTGAAATGTTGTTCGAGCTTAAACCAGGAGAAGAACAACCTGATGAACTTGAATTATTACAG GAATTACATGCAACTTGTCAGAGCATGCAACAGAGACTGGTAGAATTGATAAACAAAATTTCCAACGATGGGATGTGTGAAGAGTTGCTCAGAATTAACGACGAACTCAATAATCTATTTTTAAGATATAGTAGATGGGAGAAAAATAGAGATGTCGGCATAAAGCAGTCAGCTTCTGCTGTGCTGGCCAAAGCTATACCTCCAACTACCAAACCACCATTAGAGGCCAGCGATAGCCTTATAGATTTTGACGACGATATATCTAAGAATTTGAATGGATTAA ctCTTACCCCGAATAAGGCCGGAGGAGATACATCAGCTAATAAAATTGACAAAGTACCTAGTGATGAATTTGATATGTTTGCCCAATCTAGGAATGTTACTTATGAAAGTTCCAAGCAAAG CGGAAGTACCTATAAAGATAATCTCAATCCAGATCAGATTTCGGGAGGCTTGAGTGCTGTTGTAACTCAAAAGAACCAATCC AGTGGCGTTGAGGAAGCAGTTACCAGTAGTGACTTCGATAGATTCTTGGCCGAAAGAGCAGCGGCTGCAGAGAGTTTGCCTTCAATCGCTTGTGCAACGAATACCAAATCGACGAGCTCGCCCAAGGATAAAAAAGCAG
- the LOC140447580 gene encoding TOM1-like protein 2 isoform X1, whose protein sequence is MSFISNALIGNPFSTAVGGRIEQATDGTLASENWALNMEICDLVNETEDGPRDAIKAIRKRLTQNAGKNYTVVMYALTILETCVKNCGKRFHVLVCNKDFIQELVKLIGPKNDPPTAVQEKVLSLIQSWASAFQNQPDMSGVIAVYQDLLAKGIEFPPTDLDSLAPIHTPKKSVSSTEMPLPSETVPVPPTQASPRHAQTSPGVLTPEQRAKLQSELDVIQSNMAVLGEMLFELKPGEEQPDELELLQELHATCQSMQQRLVELINKISNDGMCEELLRINDELNNLFLRYSRWEKNRDVGIKQSASAVLAKAIPPTTKPPLEASDSLIDFDDDISKNLNGLTLTPNKAGGDTSANKIDKVPSDEFDMFAQSRNVTYESSKQSGSTYKDNLNPDQISGGLSAVVTQKNQSNPEDLEIDEMAGWLGRTSGVEEAVTSSDFDRFLAERAAAAESLPSIACATNTKSTSSPKDKKADQSPA, encoded by the exons AACAAGCCACGGATGGCACTTTGGCGTCAGAAAATTGGGCTCTTAATATGGAAATATGTGATCTCGTCAACGAAACCGAGGACGGCCCTAGAGATGCAATCAAAGCTATTCGTAAACGACTAACTCAGAATGCAGGAAAAAATTATACTGTAGTTATGTACGCTTTGACTATCCTAGAAACTTGTGTTAAAAATTGTGGAAAGAGATTTCACGTTTTAGTATGTAACAAAGATTTTATCCAGGAACTG GTAAAACTGATTGGACCAAAAAATGATCCACCCACTGCAGTCCAAGAAAAAGTGTTAAGTCTGATCCAGTCGTGGGCTAGTGCTTTCCAAAATCAACCTGATATGTCTGGGGTAATAGCAGTTTATCAAGATCTCCTTGCCAAGGGAATAGAATTTCCTCCTACAGATCTCGATTCGCTGGCTCCAATCCATACACCGAAAAAG aGTGTCTCCAGTACAGAAATGCCGTTACCCTCAGAAACAGTCCCGGTCCCGCCGACTCAAGCTTCGCCTAGACATGCTCAAACTTCCCCGGGGGTATTAACACCCGAACAAAGAGCAAAATTGCAATCCGAACTAGACGTTATACAGAGTAACATGGCTGTATTGGGTGAAATGTTGTTCGAGCTTAAACCAGGAGAAGAACAACCTGATGAACTTGAATTATTACAG GAATTACATGCAACTTGTCAGAGCATGCAACAGAGACTGGTAGAATTGATAAACAAAATTTCCAACGATGGGATGTGTGAAGAGTTGCTCAGAATTAACGACGAACTCAATAATCTATTTTTAAGATATAGTAGATGGGAGAAAAATAGAGATGTCGGCATAAAGCAGTCAGCTTCTGCTGTGCTGGCCAAAGCTATACCTCCAACTACCAAACCACCATTAGAGGCCAGCGATAGCCTTATAGATTTTGACGACGATATATCTAAGAATTTGAATGGATTAA ctCTTACCCCGAATAAGGCCGGAGGAGATACATCAGCTAATAAAATTGACAAAGTACCTAGTGATGAATTTGATATGTTTGCCCAATCTAGGAATGTTACTTATGAAAGTTCCAAGCAAAG CGGAAGTACCTATAAAGATAATCTCAATCCAGATCAGATTTCGGGAGGCTTGAGTGCTGTTGTAACTCAAAAGAACCAATCC AATCCAGAAGATCTtgaaattgatgaaatggcaGGTTGGCTAGGTAGAACG AGTGGCGTTGAGGAAGCAGTTACCAGTAGTGACTTCGATAGATTCTTGGCCGAAAGAGCAGCGGCTGCAGAGAGTTTGCCTTCAATCGCTTGTGCAACGAATACCAAATCGACGAGCTCGCCCAAGGATAAAAAAGCAG